CTTCTCGACGCCGTCGGCCTTGCTGTCCGCTGCCGCCTGCTCGACCAGCTGGCGCTGGATCGCGGTCGAGCGCTCGTCGAGCATCTCGAACGCGCCCCACGAGCTGCGGTCGCCCGGGATGGTGTTGGCTGCGAGCCACTTGCCGTTGACGTAGCCGTTGAAATCGGTGCACGCGTTCTTGCTGGTGTCGAGATCGCCGATCTCGAAGCGGTTGACGCCCGGCAGCGTGCTCTCGTCCAGGGTGAGCTTGGCCGCATCGGCATCGCCGGCGGGCGCGGCATCCGTTGCCGTGGGGGTGTCCTGGCCGCGGGAACAGGCGGACAGCGCCAGCACGATCGAACAGGTCAGAAGCAGGCGCCGGGGAGCGAGAGCGATCACGTGGAATCTCCAGAAGGAAGGACCGCCGGGCGATGCCCGGTGTGAGGGCACTCTACGCCTGCGCTCCCGCCGGCAGGGGTGTCGAAGGTCATGCCGGCAGCGGCCGGACACGAGTCGGGGCGGCAGGGCGCGCGGGCCCGCGGCTGCGGCGTGAGCGAGTCAGGTGTCGACAGGGCGCGACCCTGCACGCGGCCAAGCGCTACGTGGATCGCCGGATCGGGATCGGCGGCTTCGCGACGGCCCCCGGCGCGATGCGTGGCTGCAAGGGAGCCGCTCCAGTGACGCCCCGTCACCAGCGAGGATCGCGGCGATCTCGCTGACCGCCGAGAAGGTGATCCGGACCCTGTGTCGCTTGCTGCACACGCCGGTCGATCGGGCACGTCCAATTCGCAGACGGGTGACGCGGCCCGGCCGGCCCCGGGCAGGGCGATGCAAAGTTACTGTCGAATCGGTCAGGGCGCCGACGGACCGTGGGTGTCGGTCCGCGCGGCCGGCACATCGTTGAGCAGCTTGCTCTCCCGCCGGGGACGGGTCAGGGGCGCCGGCCTGGGGCCGGGCGCGGCGGTGTTCTTGATGATCAGCGGAATGCCGGCGCGGGTATCGTTGCTGGCGATTTCCAGCTCGAAGCGCTCGGTGTCGAGCCGTCGCACCTGGGCGGCGATCGCCTCGGCCTCTTCCTCCGGCACGTCGAGCGCGTGCAGCGCCTGTGCGCCGAACACGACGGCCGATTCGAATGTCTCGCGGATCTGCACATCCACGCCCGCGTTGACCAGCTTGAGCGCGTGGGCACGGTCGTAGGCGCGCACCAGCAGCTTGGCCTGCGGGAACTGCTCGGCCGCCAGTTCGACGATGCGGTCGGCGGCCTCGCGGTCGTCGATGCACACCGCGATCGCCCGCGCGCTGTGCGCGCCGGACGCATGCAGCACGTCCAGCCGCGTGCCGTCGCCGTAGTAGACCTTGAAGCCGAATTCGGCCGCGCTCTGGATCATCTCGATGTCCGTATCGATGATCGTCACGTCCACGTCGCGTGCCAGCAGCGACTGGCTCATGACCTGGCCGAAGCGGCCGAACCCGATGATCAGCACGCTGCCGTTCTGGTTGGCGACCACATCGACGCCATCGAGCGACGGAGCCTCGCGGCGCGCGGTCAGCGGTCCAGTGATCAGCACCAGCAGCGGGGTCAGCGCCATCGACAGCACCACGACCGCGGTCAGGCTCGCGTTGACCTCGACGTCGATCAGGCCGGTGGAGGCCGCGGCGGCGAACAGCACGAATGCGAATTCGCCGCCCTGTGCCATCACCACCGCGCGCTCCAGCGCCTCGCGGTGGGCGCTGCGGGTGATGCGCGCGACGATATAGATGCACAGGGCCTTGGTCGCCATCAGCGCGAGCACCGCCCCGATGATCAGCGGCCAGTTCGCAGCCACCACGGCGAGGTCCAGCGCCATGCCGACGCCAAGGAAAAACAGGCCCAGCAGGATCCCGCGGAAGGGCTCGATGTCGGCCTCGATCTGGTGCCGGAACGAGGATTCCGACAGCAGCACGCCGGCAAGAAACGCACCCATCGCCATCGACAGCCCGCCAAGCTGCATCAGCAGCGCCGCACCGAGCACGACCAGCAGCGCGGCCGCGGTCATGACCTCGCGGGCCTTCGCCGCGGCGAGGATGCGGAACATCGGATTGAGCAGGTAGATGCCGGCGACGATCAGCGCGATCAGCGAGCCCATGCCGATCACGACCGACAGCCATCGCGAGGGCGCGTCAGCCATCGCTGGGTGGGTTGGCGCCAGGAACGCGATCAGGGCCAGCAGCGGCACGATCAGCAGGTCCTCGAACAACAGCACCGACACGATCTTCTGCCCGTGCGGCAGTGCGAGCTCGCCGCGTTCCGACAGCAGCTGCATCACGACCGCAGTCGAGGTCATCACGAAGCCGGCGGCGCCGACGAAGGCGATGCGCCAGTCGAAACCGAATGCGGCGAGGACCAGGGTGAGGGCGGTGAGCGCCAGCAGGATCTGCAGCGCGCCGAGTCCGAAGATCTGCCGGCGCAGGCCCCACAGGTGCGAGGGGCGCATTTCCAGGCCGATGACGAACAGGAACATCACCACGCCGAGTTCGGCGACATGCAGGATCGACTGTGGATCGTTGAACCAGCCGAAGCCGAATGGGCCGATGGCCAGACCCGCGGCCAGATACCCCAGGACCGAGCCGAGCCTGAGCTTGCGGAACAGCGGCACGGCGACGACCGCAGCGCCGAGTAGCGCGACGACCTGGATCAGCTGGCTGGTGGTCTCTTGTGCTTCGGTGGCCATGGAGTGCTTCCTGCATACGGCGTGGCGGGTGGCGCGTTCAGCCGCCGCCCGGTCCGCGCACGAGCGCGCGTTGTGGATCCAGAGCCAGCGGGCGGCGCGCAACAGAGGTCCCGGTCGATCGGGCGGCGTGTTGCCGGAAACGGCGGAGCGCGCGCCCCAGCTCCTTCGAAGCTGGCGGAAATGGTGACACAGCGCCGAACTCTCGCCCAGCACGCACGCACCGGGCCCGACCCCGGGACGCGCAGCCCACGGACATCCGTCACGGGATGACGCACGCCGCAACGCGGCAGTGGCTGCGGGGGCTGAATTGGCGTAGACTCCATCGGGTTCTGCAACACGGCTGCCCCTGTCCGACGCGTTCCGCGCCGACAGATACGATCCTGGTACGCCTTCCGCATTGATCGATCCTGATCCGCGCGGACTTATTCCGCACGTCTTTCGTCGCGCAGACCACGGCCCGGAGCATCCGGCAGCCGTTTCATCATTGCTCGCAGCGCGGTTCTGGATAGCTCCGAGCAAGACTTCCCAGCGTTTCCATTCCGGCCGTGCGTCCGCACGGTTCGCGGCTGGTGGCGTGCGGAAGCGCAAGGAGTTCCATCATGACGTTTGAAGATCTCGGGCTGTCGCCCGCGCTGCTGCGCGCGCTCGCCGAAACCAGCTACACCACTCCCACGCCGATCCAGGAACAGGCCATCCCGCTGATCCTCGGTGGCAACGACGTGCTTGGCGGCGCCCAGACCGGCACCGGCAAGACCGCTGCATTCGGCCTGCCGCTGCTGCAGCGCCTGGCCAAGGAAACCCCGCCCAAGGGTCCGCGCAAGCCGCGCGCGCTGATCCTGGTGCCGACCCGCGAACTTGCAGTGCAGGTTGCCGATAACCTCAAGACCTACGGTCGTCACCTGCGCATGAACGTCACCACGATCTTCGGTGGCGCCGGCATGCAGCCGCAGATCGACAACCTGCGCCGCGGCGTCGACGTGCTGATCGCCTGCCCGGGCCGGCTGATCGACCACATGGACAGCGGCCACGCCAAGCTCGACGCAGTCGAGGTGCTGGTGCTCGACGAAGCCGACCGGATGCTCGACATGGGCTTCCTGCCGCAGATGAAGCGCATCATGAGCCGTGTGCCCAAGACGCGTCAGACACTGCTGTTCTCGGCCACGTTCGAGCCGCGGATCAAGGCGATGGCGCTGGAGTTCATGCGCGATCCCAAGCAGGTCACGGTGGCGGCCAACAGCACCATCGCCGAGACCATCGCCCACCGCGCGCACCCGGTCGACAACGCCCGCAAGCGCGACCTGCTGGTCGAGCTGCTCTCCAAGCGCCACATGGATCAGGTGCTCGTGTTCGGCAAGACCAAGCACGGCTGCAACCGCCTGGCCGAGCAGCTGGCCGAGTCCGGCCTGCCATCGGTTGCGATCCACGGCAACAAGAGCCAGGCGCAGCGCCAGAAGGCGCTGGACGCGTTCAAGTCCGGTCGCGCCCGCATCCTGGTGGCGACCGACGTCGCCGCGCGCGGTCTCGACATCCCGAACCTTCCGCTGGTGATCAACCACGACCTGCCGATGGTCGCCGAGGATTATGTGCACCGCATCGGCCGTACCGGTCGCAACGGTGCGACGGGCGAGGCGCTGTCGCTGGTATCGCCGGAAGAAGGCGGCCTGCTGCGGCAGATCCAGCGCATGCTCAATGCCGAGATCACGATGGAGACGGTGGAAGGCTTCGCGCCGAGCCAGCCGATCCGGCTGGATACGCCGATCCCGAAGAACGGCGGAGGCGGTCAGCGTCGCCAGCCGGGCGGCGGCCGTCCGGGTGCGCGCATGGGCGAGCAGAAGCCGGGTGGTGAGCGCGCACCGCGCAAGCCGGGCAACCGGGGTCATGGCAAGCCGGCGGATCGCAGCGTGCATGCGCATGCCGGTCCCAAGCAGCACCGTCCGGGCGCCGGCCGCGCGCAGTCCGAGCGTCGCGACAGCCGGGCCTGATCCCGGGCTGGGCCCGGCGGCCCCGCCGTCCGGGTCTCATCGGATCAGGTCAATACACAAGGCCGCCTTCGGGCGGCCTTGTGCTGTCCGGTATTTGCGGCCACGGCGCGCGTCAGTCCGGCGGGCGATCCGCCCCTGAGCTGGCCGCTGGCGGCAGACGTCCTGCATCGTCCCGCCAGGCTTGCATCGCCGGCGCGCGCGTCTCCGGCCCGGTGCGGTGCGAACCGGTCTGTGGTGCATGGAGCGTGTCCGCGGCGAGCGCCTGTCGGGCCTGGCAGGGCTCCGGGTCGCGAGGGACTGGGCGAGGGGATGCCGCCGGTGCGTGCGCGCGGCGCGCGGGGGCAATAGGTCATTCCTCGTCGCCCCGGAGCTCGGACGGGAGTGGCCCGGCACGCGGTTGTCGGGATTGGCGGCGGTGCGCTGCCTTGAACGGCTCGATCGCCACGGCGCCATTGCGGGCAGCCTGGAGGGGGCTCATGCGGGCCCGTCCCGCTTCTGGCGAGGGACGCGCCAGCGCCCTCGCATGGGAAACTGCGCCTGTCACCAGATCCGCCGGCGTGCAGCGGGGTGCAGCGGGGTGGAGCGGGGTGGAGCGGGGCACCCGCGGCGCTTCGATGGGCCAGCATGCTGGCGACGGACATCGCTAGCCCCTTCGCGTGGGGCAGGGCGTAGCTGGAGCGCCAGAAACGGAAAAGGCCGCCTGATGGCGGCCTTCCGGTACGCGGGGCAGTGCCTCAGACGCCGGCGACGCGGCGCGCGGACTTGAAGCGGGTGGCCCAGTAACCCGAGTCGAGCTCGGACACCATCACATCCTTGCCCGAGCGCGGTGCGTGCACGAAGCGGCCCTCGCCCAGGTAGATGCCGACATGGTCGATGCGATTGCCGCCGCGGCCGAAGAACACCAGATCGCCGGCAGTCAACGCGGCGCGCTCGACGCGCTCGCCGTTCTTCGCCATGTCGCGCGAGACGCGGGGCAGCTCGATCCCGAGCGCGGTGCGGAACACATAACCGACGAGACCGCTGCAGTCGAAGCCGGCGTCGGGGCTGGAGCCGCCCCAGCGGTAGGGCGTGCCGATCAGGGTCAAGGCGCGCTTGAGCAGGCCTTCGACGCGGCCGTCGGTGCGGGCGACGGGGGTCTCCACATCCATTGCGATGAGCTGGTTGACGTCGCTGGCAAGCAGCACTTCGGGCGAAGCGACCTGGGCAACCGGCGCGGTCAGCGAGCGTGCGACCGAGGTAGTGGTTGCGAGCTGGTCGGCCGAGTCGCCGGCAAGGCCGGGACCTGCGAAGGCGGGGGCTGCGGCGACAGTGAGAATGCCGGCGAAGAGGGCGCTGCGGAGGCGGCTGGGGCGGATGGCGCGGGCGCCCTGCGTTGCGGTTGTCTTCGTCACGGGGGTTTCACATTGTCGCGGACCAGCGAGGGAAGCTACCGGACGGGGATGTGAAAATTGTTAAACAAAAATAAATGAATGCGACCAAGTCCGCGTTTTTGAACAGAATTCAGTGAAGAAATTGTGTGCGGCTAGTGCAGGACACGTTTAGATCCCGAGTAGTTGCTGCGCCAGTAGGCGCCGTCGAGATGGTCCAGCCGGACGGTTCCTCCGGAACTGGGGGCATGCACGAACCGGCCCTCGCCGACGTAGATGCCGACGTGCGAGACGCTGCCGCCACTACCGAAGAACACCAGGTCGCCGGTGGTCAGCCGGCCCGGATCGATCCTGGGCCCCTGATAGGCGTAGAGATCGCGCGAGGTTCGCGGCAGACGCAGGTCGAGCATGTCGCGAAAGACGTAGTTGACCAGCCCACTGCAGTCGAAGCCGCCTTCGGGGGTATTGCCGCCGTAGCGGTAGGGCGTGCCGACCAGGCTGATCGCGCGCATCAGCACCGCGTTCGCGGCGCCCGGGTCGGCCGGTGCGACGGGTGTCCAGGCCCGGGTGGCAGCAGTTGCGGGCGTGGCAGGCCGCACGTCGTCGCGACCGCAACCGGTTATCAGCAGTCCGGCCAGGGCCGTCGCCATCGCGAGGCGCGGCGCCATGGTTGGCGCCGGCGCGCCGGAGCCGGGATAATGTGGGATTGCTCGCATGGGGCGTCCGACCGGAATGACCGTCGGCATCGTGCCCCAGCGACACCATCCTCCTCAAGCGGCGCCGCCGCGTTACCGGGTAATCCAATGAAGATCGAGAAAGACCGCGTCGTCCGTTTCCATTACAGCGTCGCGGAAGCCGGCCAGGAACCGGTGGAAACCTCGCGCGGCCGGGAACCGCTGGCCATCCTGTTCGGGCACGGCAACATCATCCCGGGGCTGGAGAAGGCGATGGAAGGCCACGAGGCCGGCGACACCTTCAAGGCCGATGTGACCGCGGCCGACGCCTACGGCGAGCGTCGCGAGGGCATGGGCCAGCGCGTGCCCAAGAAGCATTTCGGTGACCAGAGGCTGTCGGTCGGCCAGCAGGTCGTGCTCAACACCAGCTTCGGCCCGCGTGCGGTGACGATCGAGAAGATCGGCATGAGCGTGGTCGATGTCGACCTCAACCACCCGATGGCCGGCAAGGATCTGCAGTTCGACATCGAGATCGTCGACGTGCGCGAAGCCACGCCCGAGGAAATCGAGCACGGCCACGTGCACGGCGACGGCGGCCACCAGCACTGATCGATCTTGCGCCGGCCGCCCGGCCGGCGCGCACCCCCGGGAAATACCGATGCGGACGCAGGCCGCGCTCGGTCCGGTGCCCACCGGCGAGCGCCTCGACGTGATGGACGTGCTGCGTGGCATCGCGCTGCTGGGCGTGTTCGTAATGAACATCGAGTGGTTCAACCGGCCTATGCAGCAGATGGGCTCGGGCATTCCGGTCGACGCGGCGGGTCTCGACTACGTCATCGCGTGGCTCATCCATGTCTTCGTGGCCGGCAAGTTCTGGACGATGTTCTCGCTGCTGTTCGGCATGGGCTTCGTGCTCATGAGCGGGCGCATCGAGGCTGCGGGCCTGTCGGTGGAGCGCATCTACCTGCGCCGCATGGCCGGACTGCTGCTGCTGGGCATCCTGCACATCGTGCTGTTGTGGCCGGGCGACATCCTCGTCACCTACGCGGTGGCGGGGGTGCTGCTGATGGTGATGCGCGGACTCACGCCGAAGTGGCAGCTGCTGACCGGGCTGCTGCTCTACGCGAGCATCGTGACGCTCTACCTGCTGTTCGCCGCAATGATGCTGATGCTGCCTGAGGACCTGCTCGCCGAGATGGCGGCGCCGCTCGTGGCCGGCGCCGGGCGCGCCGAGCATGTGTATCCCGATGGCGGTTTCGCCGCGGTCACCATGCAGCGCGTCAGCGACTACATGGCGATCGGCCTGCAGAGCCAGGTCATGACGGTGCCGATGGCGCTCGGCGTATTCCTCGTCGGCAGCTGGCTGCTGTCGGGAGGATGGTTGCAGTCGCCCGCCGTGCACCGGGACTTCTGGTGGCGCCTGCTGGCATGCATGCTGCCGCTGGGACTTGCATTCACTGCTGCGGCTGTCGCGCTGGGCACCAGTTTCGACCTCGGGGCGATGGAGCCGCGCGCAGTGTTTGCCCAGGCATTGATGCTCGGGGGCGCGCTGCCGATGGCGCTCGCCTACGTCGCCTTGATCGTGCTGGCCTGGTCCAGCGGGGCGGGCGCGCGCGTGCTGGGCGTGTTCGCGCCGGCCGGGCGCATGGCCCTGACCCATTATCTGGGCCAGTCGCTGATCTGTTCGCTGCTGTTCTACGGTTACGGCCTGGGCATGTGGGGCGAGCTTGACCGCGCCGCGCAGACCGGCCTGGCGTTGGCTGTGTTCGCGCTGCAGGTGGCCATCAGTCATGTCTGGCTCGCGCATCACCGGTACGGCCCGATGGAATGGGTCTGGCGCTGGCTGACCTACGGGCGCCGTCCGGGCTGGCGTCGCGTGCCCGCGCTGCCGTGAGCGCGAGGCCGTCCAACATCGGCGACGACGTGTTGATCGTCGGCGGCGGAGTCATCGGCCTAGCCAGCGGCATTGCCCTGCTGCAGGCCGGGCGCGGCGTGCGCGTGCTCGAGGCGGGCTCGGCAGGTTGCGGCAGTTCGCACGGCAACTGCGGCACCATCACCCCGAGTCACGCCGCGCCGCTCGCCGCGCCCGGCACGATCGCCAAGGCCCTGCGCTGGATGCTGACGCCAGACGCGCCGTTCCGGGTCAGCCCGCGTCTGGATCCGGCGTTGTGGCGCTGGATGGTCGGGTTCGCGATGCGCTGCAACCGGCGCGACTGGCTGCATGCGATGCGGGCGCGCTCGACGATCCTCGAAGCCTCGCGCGCCGCGTTTCCCGACTGGCTCGCCACGCTGGGGATCGATTGCGAGTTCGAGGCGTCGGGCGTCGATTACGTCTATCGGGACCGCGCCGATTTCGAGGCCTTCGAAGACGAGGCGCAGCAGCTGCGTGCGCTCGGCGTCGCGGTGGAGCGCATCGAAGGCGATGCCTATCTGCGCCAGGAACCCGCGCTGCGCGAAGGCGTGGTCGGCGCGATCCGCTT
The genomic region above belongs to Luteimonas chenhongjianii and contains:
- a CDS encoding C40 family peptidase, with product MTKTTATQGARAIRPSRLRSALFAGILTVAAAPAFAGPGLAGDSADQLATTTSVARSLTAPVAQVASPEVLLASDVNQLIAMDVETPVARTDGRVEGLLKRALTLIGTPYRWGGSSPDAGFDCSGLVGYVFRTALGIELPRVSRDMAKNGERVERAALTAGDLVFFGRGGNRIDHVGIYLGEGRFVHAPRSGKDVMVSELDSGYWATRFKSARRVAGV
- a CDS encoding C40 family peptidase, with amino-acid sequence MAPRLAMATALAGLLITGCGRDDVRPATPATAATRAWTPVAPADPGAANAVLMRAISLVGTPYRYGGNTPEGGFDCSGLVNYVFRDMLDLRLPRTSRDLYAYQGPRIDPGRLTTGDLVFFGSGGSVSHVGIYVGEGRFVHAPSSGGTVRLDHLDGAYWRSNYSGSKRVLH
- a CDS encoding monovalent cation:proton antiporter-2 (CPA2) family protein, with the protein product MATEAQETTSQLIQVVALLGAAVVAVPLFRKLRLGSVLGYLAAGLAIGPFGFGWFNDPQSILHVAELGVVMFLFVIGLEMRPSHLWGLRRQIFGLGALQILLALTALTLVLAAFGFDWRIAFVGAAGFVMTSTAVVMQLLSERGELALPHGQKIVSVLLFEDLLIVPLLALIAFLAPTHPAMADAPSRWLSVVIGMGSLIALIVAGIYLLNPMFRILAAAKAREVMTAAALLVVLGAALLMQLGGLSMAMGAFLAGVLLSESSFRHQIEADIEPFRGILLGLFFLGVGMALDLAVVAANWPLIIGAVLALMATKALCIYIVARITRSAHREALERAVVMAQGGEFAFVLFAAAASTGLIDVEVNASLTAVVVLSMALTPLLVLITGPLTARREAPSLDGVDVVANQNGSVLIIGFGRFGQVMSQSLLARDVDVTIIDTDIEMIQSAAEFGFKVYYGDGTRLDVLHASGAHSARAIAVCIDDREAADRIVELAAEQFPQAKLLVRAYDRAHALKLVNAGVDVQIRETFESAVVFGAQALHALDVPEEEAEAIAAQVRRLDTERFELEIASNDTRAGIPLIIKNTAAPGPRPAPLTRPRRESKLLNDVPAARTDTHGPSAP
- a CDS encoding FKBP-type peptidyl-prolyl cis-trans isomerase produces the protein MKIEKDRVVRFHYSVAEAGQEPVETSRGREPLAILFGHGNIIPGLEKAMEGHEAGDTFKADVTAADAYGERREGMGQRVPKKHFGDQRLSVGQQVVLNTSFGPRAVTIEKIGMSVVDVDLNHPMAGKDLQFDIEIVDVREATPEEIEHGHVHGDGGHQH
- a CDS encoding DUF418 domain-containing protein, giving the protein MRTQAALGPVPTGERLDVMDVLRGIALLGVFVMNIEWFNRPMQQMGSGIPVDAAGLDYVIAWLIHVFVAGKFWTMFSLLFGMGFVLMSGRIEAAGLSVERIYLRRMAGLLLLGILHIVLLWPGDILVTYAVAGVLLMVMRGLTPKWQLLTGLLLYASIVTLYLLFAAMMLMLPEDLLAEMAAPLVAGAGRAEHVYPDGGFAAVTMQRVSDYMAIGLQSQVMTVPMALGVFLVGSWLLSGGWLQSPAVHRDFWWRLLACMLPLGLAFTAAAVALGTSFDLGAMEPRAVFAQALMLGGALPMALAYVALIVLAWSSGAGARVLGVFAPAGRMALTHYLGQSLICSLLFYGYGLGMWGELDRAAQTGLALAVFALQVAISHVWLAHHRYGPMEWVWRWLTYGRRPGWRRVPALP
- a CDS encoding DEAD/DEAH box helicase → MTFEDLGLSPALLRALAETSYTTPTPIQEQAIPLILGGNDVLGGAQTGTGKTAAFGLPLLQRLAKETPPKGPRKPRALILVPTRELAVQVADNLKTYGRHLRMNVTTIFGGAGMQPQIDNLRRGVDVLIACPGRLIDHMDSGHAKLDAVEVLVLDEADRMLDMGFLPQMKRIMSRVPKTRQTLLFSATFEPRIKAMALEFMRDPKQVTVAANSTIAETIAHRAHPVDNARKRDLLVELLSKRHMDQVLVFGKTKHGCNRLAEQLAESGLPSVAIHGNKSQAQRQKALDAFKSGRARILVATDVAARGLDIPNLPLVINHDLPMVAEDYVHRIGRTGRNGATGEALSLVSPEEGGLLRQIQRMLNAEITMETVEGFAPSQPIRLDTPIPKNGGGGQRRQPGGGRPGARMGEQKPGGERAPRKPGNRGHGKPADRSVHAHAGPKQHRPGAGRAQSERRDSRA